One Phaseolus vulgaris cultivar G19833 chromosome 11, P. vulgaris v2.0, whole genome shotgun sequence genomic window carries:
- the LOC137810819 gene encoding uncharacterized protein: MFRFSCFHANVQGNKAKKTVQPSAEVMLKALQDVAQTQVCKDSSPSAYSTLSKGQADQQIDVSGIHISNWDSVERSCRSEDLNSKFSFENDSQVNQTRRLKKSQSLHSGLDQGIRDGDEDLVLSCDGAKSHVESTMSTSKKYHNGNPVDQYGSNRNAEFAGSSGFANDSSLFSIGDPTPSDKDAREISDTPLSGEYVGDIPDQTSVPGSVSLRKSHSLPSIRASILLTEKDAFKHELSRSSDDLHALRMRQKEEFVNEFDDQIRGDQERENDMGKTEDGHMDNLFDDGFDSYLLTDSAKDWVMPMTYDTSDAKTLQGDSSVEFPHKGFKIKRIEDWVIGLQHCGPPVEETNEELPEVTKPLADVSTVNGVTAAIVDHKATPGMDAAKRYISSLGANATAAQLANHGLVVIPFLSAFVSLKVLNLSGNAIVRITAGALPRGLHALNLSRNKISTIEGLRELTRLRVLDLSYNRILRIGHGLASCSSLKELYLAGNKISEVEGLHRLLKLSILDFRFNKISTAKCLGQLAANYNSLQAINLDGNPAQKNVGDEQMKKYLQGLLPHLVYYNRQPIKVSTLKDGAERSVRLGMNSHQFDRSLRSDRKTTRKSNQGGVASRRSLATSTHARRNVDSPKVSRGKQALLPPSRTKVPTHSRYQFEVPSNPSKVLNLTSERAMRKSRSEGNFGAL; encoded by the exons ATGTTTAGATTTTCTTGTTTCCATGCTAATGTCCAAGGCAATAAGGCAAAG AAAACAGTTCAACCTTCTGCTGAAGTAATGTTGAAGGCTTTGCAAGATGTTGCCCAAACTCAAGTCTGTAAAGATTCATCTCCAAGCGCATATTCAACCCTTTCGAAAGGACAAGCAGACCAGCAAATAGATGTGTCTGGGATTCATATTAGCAATTGGGATTCAGTTGAGCGCAGTTGTAGATCAGAGGATCTGAACAGCAAGTTTTCCTTTGAAAATGACAGTCAAGTTAACCAAACTAGACGTCTTAAGAAGAGTCAGTCTCTTCATAGTGGGCTTGACCAAGGCATAAGGGATGGTGATGAAGATCTGGTCCTGTCGTGTGATGGTGCCAAAAGCCACGTTGAGTCAACGATGTCAACTTCCAAAAAGTATCATAATGGAAACCCTGTTGATCAGTATGGAAGCAATCGAAACGCTGAGTTCGCTGGAAGTTCAGGTTTTGCAAATGATAGCTCACTTTTTTCAATTGGAGATCCAACGCCTTCAGATAAAGATGCCCGTGAAATTTCTGATACTCCTTTATCTGGTGAATATGTTGGTGACATTCCTGACCAGACTTCTGTTCCCGGTAGCGTATCACTAAGGAAGTCACATTCTTTACCCAGTATCAGAGCTTCTATACTATTGACTGAAAAAGACGCTTTTAAACATGAATTGTCAAGATCTTCTGATGATCTTCATGCTTTACGCATGAGGCAGAAAGAGGAATTCGTCAACGAGTTTGATGATCAAATAAGGGGAGATCAAGAAAGAGAGAATGACATGGGAAAAACTGAAGATGGTCATATGGACAACCTCTTTGATGATGGTTTCGATTCTTATCTGCTTACTGATTCAGCAAAAGACTGGGTAATGCCAATGACATATGATACAAGTGATGCCAAAACCCTTCAAGGAGATTCCTCAGTTGAATTTCCTCACAAGGGTTTTAAGATTAAGCGCATTGAAGATTGGGTTATTGGTCTGCAACATTGTGGACCACCTGTAGAGGAAACAAATGAGGAATTGCCTGAAGTTACTAAGCCATTAGCTGATGTGAGCACAGTAAATGGTGTGACTGCTGCCATTGTAGATCATAAGGCCACTCCAGGAATGGATGCAGCTAAAAGATATATATCTTCTCTGGGGGCTAATGCCACTGCCGCTCAGCTGGCTAATCATGGGTTGGTTGTGATCCCCTTTTTGAGTGCATTTGTGAGTTTGAAAGTGCTCAATTTGTCTGGAAATGCTATCG TGAGGATAACTGCTGGTGCTCTTCCCCGTGGACTTCACGCTCTGAATTTGTCTAGAAACAAGATCTCCACTATTGAAGGATTACGCGAACTTACACGGCTTCGCGTCCTAGACCTCAGTTACAACCGCATATTAAGAATTGGACATG GTCTTGCATCCTGCTCATCTCTGAAAGAGCTGTACCTGGCTGGAAACAAGATCAGCGAAGTAGAGGGTCTGCACCGTCTCTTGAAACTAAGCATTCTGGATTTCCGTTTTAACAAGATTTCCACAGCCAAATGCCTAGGCCAACTTGCAGCCAACTATAACTCTTTGCAAGCTATCAACTTGGATGGGAACCCTGCCCAGAAAAATGTTGGAGATGAACAGATGAAGAAATATCTGCAGGGTCTTCTTCCCCATCTCGTTTACTACAATCGGCAGCCTATCAAAGTGAGCACTTTGAAGGATGGAGCAGAACGGTCGGTTCGGTTAGGAATGAATTCCCATCAGTTTGATCGCAGCCTTAGGTCGGATCGCAAGACCACAAGGAAGAGCAACCAAGGTGGTGTTGCCTCTCGGAGGTCATTGGCCACTTCCACTCATGCTCGCAGAAATGTGGATTCACCAAAAGTATCCAGAGGCAAGCAAGCTCTCCTGCCACCATCTAGAACCAAAGTACCAACCCACAGTCGCTATCAGTTTGAGGTTCCCTCCAATCCCTCTAAAGTATTGAACTTGACATCAGAGCGCGCCATGCGCAAGAGTCGCAGCGAGGGAAATTTTGGAGCTCTGTGA